From candidate division WOR-3 bacterium, a single genomic window includes:
- the wecB gene encoding UDP-N-acetylglucosamine 2-epimerase (non-hydrolyzing): MAISSPSKRIKVLFVFGTRPEAIKLAPVIKEFQKFGDFFEVKICVTAQHREMLDQVLRIFKITQDYDLNIMEENQTLFSTSIRVLKKLQLLLKKLQPELMFVQGDTTTAFISALSGFYLKIPIAHVEAGLRTYDKYAPFPEEINRRLITQLADYHFAPTRLAYKTLIREGIPNSKILITGNTVIDALLLALKLNPNYTPPILKKLPPSRKIILVTAHRRESFGVPFEHICQALKTIVKENSDVEIIYPVHPNPNIKKPAYKFLGNIERIHLIPPQDYLSFAKLMNACYLILTDSGGIQEEAPALKKPVLVLREKTERPEAIIAGTARLVGTTPERVVKETNLLLRSEEEYKKMVKYKNPFGDGKAGNRIVNYFLNLIDKRII, translated from the coding sequence TTGGCGATTAGCTCACCAAGCAAACGAATAAAGGTTTTATTTGTTTTTGGTACCAGACCCGAGGCTATCAAACTAGCACCGGTAATAAAAGAATTTCAAAAATTCGGGGACTTTTTTGAAGTTAAAATATGCGTCACGGCTCAACATCGCGAAATGCTCGATCAAGTTCTTCGGATTTTTAAAATCACTCAGGATTACGATCTTAATATTATGGAAGAAAACCAAACACTTTTTAGCACCAGTATTCGGGTCTTAAAAAAACTTCAGTTGCTTCTAAAAAAGCTACAGCCAGAATTAATGTTCGTCCAAGGCGATACGACTACGGCGTTTATATCCGCCTTATCAGGTTTTTATCTAAAGATTCCGATAGCTCATGTTGAAGCCGGCCTAAGAACTTACGATAAATATGCACCATTTCCTGAAGAAATTAATCGCCGACTAATTACCCAATTAGCTGATTATCACTTTGCGCCGACCAGATTAGCATACAAAACGCTTATTAGAGAAGGAATCCCCAATTCGAAAATATTGATCACCGGTAACACAGTGATCGACGCTTTGCTTTTGGCCCTTAAACTTAATCCAAACTACACTCCGCCAATTCTTAAAAAATTACCGCCGAGTAGAAAAATTATTTTGGTAACCGCCCATCGCCGGGAAAGTTTCGGTGTCCCCTTTGAACATATCTGCCAGGCATTAAAAACAATCGTGAAAGAAAATAGCGACGTGGAAATAATCTATCCGGTACATCCTAATCCTAACATAAAAAAACCGGCTTATAAATTTTTGGGAAACATTGAGCGGATCCATCTAATACCCCCTCAAGATTATCTTTCGTTTGCTAAGCTAATGAATGCCTGCTATCTAATTCTTACCGACTCTGGTGGAATTCAAGAAGAAGCACCGGCATTAAAAAAACCGGTTTTAGTCTTACGAGAAAAGACCGAACGTCCCGAAGCGATTATTGCTGGTACTGCTAGATTGGTAGGAACAACGCCGGAACGCGTTGTCAAAGAAACCAATCTGCTATTACGGTCTGAAGAGGAATATAAAAAAATGGTAAAGTACAAGAATCCTTTTGGTGACGGTAAAGCTGGCAATCGAATCGTGAACTATTTTTTAAATTTAATTGACAAAAGAATAATTTGA
- a CDS encoding glycosyltransferase — protein sequence MLDWEIAVFGAVPYDHLLRGRTGAFVDILLQRGYNVYYFEIPPASPLQVVKENVFRKRGVINFLCGPYKKVKNLYLFSFPPIFPASRYQMGVLRTFNTKRMLFHIRDKFPPPAKTHSKIVCFVSTPYWEPIIKEINFSLIVYDCIDDLKVFCKEKHLNYFASLHACLINRADLVIVSAKTLEDDIRKINPSVPVYLIPNGVPANFYKTEISVPKDLMSLPRPIVGFIGALFEWVDIKLIEVSAKKFPSYSFVLIGPMQNIEMTKCKNIYYLGPRNYSEIPAYINAFDVCIIPFVPGEVSKKVDPIKVYEYLAYGKPVITINVPELRKLANILYFAETPEEFISMLATAVAENNEEIKEKRMIFAQNNTWEIRTQTLINIINKHLQTKQ from the coding sequence ATGTTGGACTGGGAAATAGCAGTCTTTGGGGCGGTACCATATGATCACTTATTGCGCGGCCGAACAGGCGCGTTTGTTGATATTCTTTTACAACGAGGATATAACGTCTATTATTTTGAAATCCCTCCAGCATCTCCGCTTCAGGTTGTTAAAGAAAATGTCTTCCGTAAACGGGGTGTAATCAATTTTTTATGTGGTCCATATAAAAAAGTTAAAAACCTTTACCTGTTCTCTTTTCCACCAATTTTTCCTGCTTCTCGGTATCAAATGGGCGTTTTGCGGACGTTTAATACTAAAAGAATGCTTTTTCATATTAGAGATAAATTCCCTCCCCCAGCAAAAACCCACTCAAAGATCGTGTGCTTTGTGAGTACTCCGTATTGGGAACCTATAATAAAGGAAATAAACTTCTCGCTTATAGTATATGACTGTATTGATGATTTAAAAGTATTTTGCAAAGAAAAACATTTAAACTATTTTGCAAGTTTACACGCATGTCTTATCAATCGGGCTGATTTAGTAATAGTTTCAGCAAAAACCTTAGAAGATGATATCAGAAAAATAAATCCAAGCGTTCCGGTTTATTTAATACCCAACGGTGTACCGGCAAATTTTTATAAAACTGAAATTTCCGTTCCCAAAGATCTAATGTCTTTACCTCGACCAATAGTAGGATTCATCGGTGCGTTATTTGAATGGGTCGATATAAAACTAATTGAAGTCTCAGCGAAAAAATTCCCTAGTTATTCCTTCGTTCTTATTGGTCCAATGCAAAACATTGAAATGACAAAATGCAAAAATATATATTATCTGGGGCCCCGAAACTACAGCGAAATTCCTGCCTATATAAACGCATTTGATGTTTGTATTATTCCTTTTGTTCCAGGAGAAGTATCAAAAAAAGTAGATCCTATTAAAGTTTATGAATATCTAGCATATGGAAAGCCGGTAATAACAATAAACGTGCCTGAGTTGCGAAAATTAGCCAATATTCTCTATTTCGCAGAAACACCCGAAGAATTTATAAGCATGCTTGCTACAGCTGTTGCGGAAAACAACGAGGAAATTAAAGAAAAGCGGATGATATTTGCTCAAAACAATACTTGGGAAATTAGGACTCAAACGTTAATTAATATTATAAATAAACATCTACAAACCAAACAATGA
- a CDS encoding glycosyltransferase family 1 protein produces MKIGIDGTAVKSRHHGVGNYFFSIVSALLDLDSKNKYLIWLRRGVDLPRFDYNVYIRYVPYYSVFRIFWFNFLLPLEIYDHKLDIFWGTANALPLIKTSKFVVTIHDLSSFFLKETYPLLRRIYYQKIITNAVRKADLIITDSDFSRSSILNYFSLSPEKVKTIYLGVLPVFFKKPSPREISRVKKIYNLPDNYILTLSVLEPKKNIERLIYAYSLLKSKYRDLPALVVAGSKKYGWINNKIFTLVQELKLEKDIRFPGEINHYDLPIIYHGAMLFVFPSLYEGFGLPVLEAMAAGIPVITSNTSSLSEIANGCAVLVNPYDVNNIEQAIETVIFDSEKRHMLSIKGKMNAQRFSWYNAAKSLLTIFSELKNK; encoded by the coding sequence ATGAAAATCGGTATTGACGGAACAGCTGTAAAATCAAGGCATCACGGTGTTGGCAACTATTTTTTCTCAATTGTTTCGGCTCTGTTGGATTTGGACTCAAAAAACAAATATTTAATTTGGCTTAGGCGCGGAGTTGATTTGCCGCGATTTGATTATAACGTCTATATAAGGTATGTCCCATATTATTCTGTTTTTAGAATATTTTGGTTTAATTTTCTTTTACCGTTAGAAATTTATGACCACAAATTGGATATTTTCTGGGGGACGGCAAATGCCCTGCCTTTAATCAAAACGTCAAAATTTGTAGTTACTATTCATGACCTCTCGAGCTTTTTTCTTAAAGAAACATATCCCCTTTTGCGCCGGATATATTATCAAAAAATCATTACAAATGCGGTTCGAAAAGCTGATTTAATTATTACAGATTCTGATTTCTCGCGTTCTTCAATTCTTAATTATTTTTCACTATCACCCGAGAAAGTTAAAACGATATATCTAGGAGTTTTGCCCGTGTTTTTTAAAAAGCCTTCTCCAAGAGAGATTTCCAGGGTAAAAAAAATTTACAACTTGCCTGATAATTATATCTTAACACTTTCCGTTCTTGAACCCAAAAAAAACATTGAACGATTAATTTATGCCTATTCATTATTAAAATCTAAGTATCGCGATTTACCAGCATTAGTAGTCGCTGGTTCTAAAAAATATGGCTGGATAAATAATAAAATTTTTACTTTAGTTCAAGAATTAAAGCTCGAAAAAGATATTCGTTTTCCGGGAGAAATTAATCACTATGATCTTCCAATTATTTATCATGGTGCAATGCTTTTTGTGTTCCCGTCACTATATGAAGGTTTCGGTTTGCCGGTTTTAGAAGCAATGGCTGCAGGTATTCCAGTAATTACTTCAAATACATCTTCACTTTCAGAAATTGCAAATGGTTGCGCCGTATTGGTAAATCCCTATGATGTCAATAATATCGAGCAAGCTATAGAAACGGTAATCTTTGATTCAGAAAAACGTCATATGCTAAGCATAAAGGGCAAAATGAATGCCCAGCGTTTCTCGTGGTATAATGCGGCAAAAAGTTTATTAACAATTTTTTCTGAACTTAAAAACAAGTAA
- a CDS encoding O-antigen ligase family protein codes for MLTQKVSEITGNFSVKLLLVAVLIELVILLTYAVLPAKLNIFVYGCLVISFFYLLIPNPVAASIVLSVIIAILLPKTYGRPLGIKFEEIFPLLTGFFLLLEYFRGALKLRPIGKIGQGLLLFLIVAFISFATGLLKGRNSILVVDELLMMLAWGYYLFVVEANLTFSEQKYIVKALIFASFIVSLFYIYKFISLHGLTRFRTDQQHIFNVTIPVLFAVILYYPKNYIKILAALLMIPMILAVYITLTRALWIFIPLSLLGQYLFYIKEQKKFQTLFRGVLPVIIIVALSIIGLLVLNKLLGVQTLLEKRLQTFKFLEYDPSLMARAELGLYIYKRLRTGFLFGSGLGDFLRYRYFPTLGRFNVYWLDNTYLQLLWKTGVIGTILFLLFLFHFFKRVKYLMTLSNTPFIKILGTSLFFSFFALALSSLQCGILIGYRFNFVWATLFALVEICSQECKNRTTNTKGANTV; via the coding sequence GTGCTAACTCAAAAAGTTTCAGAAATTACAGGCAATTTTTCAGTTAAACTGTTATTAGTCGCTGTTCTTATCGAGTTAGTAATACTTCTAACATATGCTGTTTTGCCTGCAAAATTAAATATTTTCGTGTATGGCTGTTTAGTAATTTCTTTTTTTTACTTATTAATTCCTAATCCTGTAGCTGCTTCAATTGTTCTTTCAGTAATCATTGCAATTTTGCTTCCTAAAACTTATGGCCGGCCGTTAGGAATTAAGTTTGAAGAAATTTTTCCATTGCTTACAGGCTTTTTTTTGCTATTAGAATACTTCCGTGGTGCGCTTAAACTCCGTCCAATAGGAAAAATAGGACAAGGCCTTTTGTTGTTTTTAATTGTTGCTTTTATATCATTTGCTACTGGTCTGCTTAAGGGACGAAATTCAATTTTAGTGGTCGATGAACTTTTAATGATGTTGGCCTGGGGATATTATTTATTTGTAGTTGAAGCCAATTTAACTTTTTCTGAACAAAAGTATATTGTTAAAGCTTTAATTTTTGCTTCATTTATAGTAAGTCTGTTTTATATATATAAGTTTATAAGTCTTCATGGGCTCACCCGTTTCCGAACGGATCAGCAACACATTTTTAATGTAACGATACCTGTGCTATTTGCGGTTATTTTATACTACCCTAAAAACTATATAAAAATTCTGGCGGCACTTTTAATGATTCCTATGATATTGGCAGTGTATATAACTTTAACAAGAGCACTCTGGATTTTTATCCCGTTATCGTTATTGGGACAATATCTGTTTTATATCAAAGAACAAAAGAAATTTCAAACGCTTTTCCGTGGCGTATTGCCTGTTATTATAATTGTCGCTTTGAGCATAATAGGTCTTTTGGTATTAAACAAATTATTAGGAGTGCAGACCCTGTTGGAAAAACGCCTACAAACTTTTAAATTTTTAGAATACGACCCTTCTTTGATGGCCCGAGCTGAGCTTGGCTTATATATATATAAACGCTTGCGCACAGGATTTCTTTTTGGGAGCGGCCTTGGAGATTTTTTACGGTATCGGTATTTTCCAACTCTAGGACGATTTAATGTTTATTGGCTGGACAATACTTATCTCCAATTACTTTGGAAAACAGGAGTTATTGGAACTATTCTGTTTTTGCTGTTTTTGTTCCATTTTTTTAAACGCGTGAAATACTTAATGACATTGAGCAATACACCTTTTATTAAAATTTTGGGGACCTCTCTTTTCTTTTCGTTCTTCGCCTTAGCATTGTCCTCTTTGCAATGCGGAATTCTTATTGGTTACCGTTTTAATTTTGTCTGGGCCACTCTTTTTGCGTTGGTCGAAATTTGTTCACAGGAATGTAAAAATCGAACAACTAATACTAAAGGTGCTAATACCGTTTAG
- a CDS encoding GNVR domain-containing protein — MPSIIEYIKILLKYRKFVFYNVIVFACISAVISLVLPQKFKATAQILPPAEEADLFGALSGISLPKLSRLVKSGSFFAQSTPSDLLAVILQSRTILERVVLDNDLKKIYKVKKGIEPALKTLAKATKIKVGEEGVIELTVEAPKAELAANIANSYLFHLDKFLKESNMSRGKNMRIFIERRLESQREELRLASESLKVFLECNKLVALDEETKAIIEAYALLKTELLKREIQLQITRDLSGEDNPYLFELTREIENFRNELKKLETGDPKVRSGFGVGFAIALKNLPQIAQEYAKRLREFRVQEEIYALLLSQLEQAKILEARDTPTITILDYARVPERRSWPKRKLIVVFACFIGFLISTLIALGKEWYYRTKKESKAYLFIITTIKQDFSNLFHKIKKNSRC; from the coding sequence ATGCCATCTATTATCGAGTACATTAAAATTTTATTAAAATATCGAAAGTTTGTTTTTTACAATGTAATCGTTTTTGCATGTATATCTGCAGTAATAAGTCTTGTTTTACCTCAGAAATTTAAAGCTACCGCACAAATTTTGCCACCAGCCGAAGAGGCCGACTTATTTGGTGCCCTTTCGGGAATTTCTTTGCCGAAATTAAGCCGGTTGGTAAAAAGTGGCAGCTTTTTTGCTCAATCTACCCCATCGGATTTGCTTGCTGTAATTCTTCAGAGCCGTACCATTCTTGAAAGGGTTGTGCTTGATAATGACCTTAAAAAAATATATAAGGTCAAAAAAGGTATAGAACCAGCGTTAAAGACTTTAGCAAAAGCGACGAAAATAAAAGTCGGCGAAGAAGGTGTAATTGAACTTACAGTTGAGGCTCCAAAAGCGGAGTTGGCAGCTAATATTGCAAATAGTTACCTTTTTCACCTAGATAAATTTCTAAAAGAATCGAACATGAGTCGAGGGAAAAACATGAGAATCTTTATCGAAAGACGCCTTGAGTCTCAACGAGAGGAACTTCGACTGGCCTCTGAATCTTTAAAAGTATTTCTCGAATGTAATAAATTAGTTGCTTTAGATGAAGAAACCAAAGCAATTATTGAAGCTTATGCACTTTTAAAGACAGAATTATTAAAACGAGAAATTCAATTACAGATTACCAGAGATCTTTCAGGAGAAGATAATCCATATCTTTTTGAATTAACCCGAGAAATTGAAAATTTTCGGAATGAACTTAAAAAATTAGAAACTGGAGACCCAAAAGTCCGTTCGGGTTTCGGTGTCGGATTCGCGATAGCGTTAAAAAATTTACCTCAGATTGCCCAGGAATACGCAAAACGACTGCGAGAATTTCGAGTACAGGAAGAAATCTATGCCCTACTTCTTTCGCAGCTTGAACAAGCTAAAATTCTCGAGGCCCGTGATACGCCAACAATTACTATTTTAGATTATGCACGAGTTCCCGAAAGAAGAAGCTGGCCCAAAAGAAAATTAATCGTAGTTTTTGCGTGCTTTATCGGTTTTTTAATAAGCACCCTTATCGCTTTAGGAAAAGAGTGGTACTACCGAACAAAAAAAGAATCCAAGGCTTATTTATTTATAATCACTACCATTAAACAAGATTTTTCGAACCTTTTTCATAAAATCAAAAAAAACAGTAGGTGCTAA
- a CDS encoding coenzyme F420-0:L-glutamate ligase, whose translation MKKNKPEYILYKNKLFRRILVKTHIVTENDSISMIIHQYVASLLSKNDTVAISESVVAITQGRAIDISKIQPRILAKILWRFVRKVPYGIGLRNPYSMECAFRECGSTRVLVAAFVSAFMKILGRRGDFYRICGPQAAMIDAPGTAGLSQFRNCVILGPKNPQLVVYELALKFGVPFAIVDANDIFGCKVIACSHHGYEELISHVLQDNPMGQGAECTPIVIIRSD comes from the coding sequence ATGAAAAAAAACAAACCGGAATATATCCTCTATAAAAATAAGCTCTTTAGACGAATTTTAGTCAAAACTCACATTGTTACGGAAAATGATTCAATTTCTATGATTATCCACCAGTATGTTGCCTCGTTACTTTCGAAAAATGATACAGTCGCCATAAGCGAAAGTGTTGTGGCAATAACTCAAGGGCGGGCAATTGACATCTCAAAAATTCAACCACGGATTTTAGCAAAAATCCTGTGGCGATTTGTTAGGAAAGTCCCATATGGTATTGGACTTCGGAACCCGTATAGCATGGAATGTGCATTTCGAGAATGTGGATCGACTCGGGTTTTGGTCGCTGCCTTTGTCAGCGCGTTTATGAAAATTTTAGGACGTCGCGGTGATTTTTATCGTATCTGTGGTCCGCAAGCAGCCATGATTGATGCGCCGGGCACGGCCGGATTATCTCAATTTCGGAATTGTGTTATTTTAGGCCCTAAAAATCCTCAATTAGTTGTCTATGAACTTGCGTTAAAATTTGGAGTGCCCTTCGCGATAGTTGACGCTAACGATATCTTCGGCTGTAAAGTAATAGCATGTTCCCATCACGGTTATGAGGAATTAATCTCTCATGTTCTTCAGGACAATCCCATGGGTCAAGGTGCTGAATGCACGCCAATTGTTATTATTCGGTCGGATTAA
- a CDS encoding glycosyltransferase family 2 protein, translated as MELSIIIVSYNTKTYLKNCLESIRELCLSGKSEVIIVDNGSSDDSVAMIKEQFPWVCLVENTRNQGFSRATNQGIKLAKGEFVLLLNPDTKNTDQAIEKTLSFVKSNPEIKAATCRVELPSGELDWACHRGFPTPWASLCYFLKLDRLFPHSRLFGKYHLTYLPLDTIHEIDSPSGCFFLVKRSLLDTVGLLDEDYFCYGEDVDLAFRIKKAGEKIFYYPHAKIIHYKGIASGIKRHTQQISLANRYSRLMAISYFYSAMWTFYKKHYKKSYPAFVGYLVYLGIKLKQFISVLKLRV; from the coding sequence ATGGAACTGTCTATTATCATAGTAAGTTATAATACCAAAACGTATTTGAAAAATTGTCTTGAAAGTATTAGAGAACTCTGCTTAAGCGGAAAAAGTGAAGTGATTATCGTTGATAACGGCTCTTCGGATGATTCTGTAGCGATGATTAAAGAACAGTTCCCCTGGGTTTGTCTTGTTGAAAACACCCGAAATCAAGGGTTTTCCCGCGCAACAAATCAAGGGATAAAACTTGCCAAGGGAGAATTCGTTTTGCTTTTAAACCCAGATACAAAAAATACCGACCAGGCAATCGAAAAAACTTTATCGTTTGTCAAATCTAACCCTGAAATAAAGGCAGCAACTTGTCGTGTCGAATTGCCCTCGGGTGAGCTTGATTGGGCATGCCATAGGGGATTCCCGACGCCATGGGCTTCTTTATGTTATTTTCTTAAATTGGACAGGCTTTTCCCGCACTCACGTCTTTTCGGTAAATATCATCTAACTTACCTGCCCTTAGATACTATTCATGAAATTGATAGTCCAAGCGGATGTTTTTTCCTTGTTAAACGAAGTTTATTGGATACTGTTGGTCTTCTTGATGAAGATTATTTCTGTTACGGAGAAGATGTGGATTTAGCTTTTCGTATAAAAAAGGCTGGTGAAAAAATTTTTTACTACCCGCATGCAAAGATTATTCATTATAAAGGAATTGCTTCAGGCATCAAAAGGCACACGCAACAAATATCTCTTGCCAATAGATACTCAAGACTCATGGCCATTTCTTATTTTTATTCAGCTATGTGGACGTTCTACAAAAAGCATTACAAAAAGTCATACCCGGCCTTTGTTGGATATCTTGTTTATTTGGGGATAAAACTTAAACAGTTTATAAGTGTATTAAAACTTCGGGTATGA
- a CDS encoding oligosaccharide flippase family protein: protein MLIPFRKDLPISDVSKKLISGSSYSYLALLANKLLSTASSIYLARKLGPENLGIVSVINYMIMLMLFLVSLGIPQALIKLSSEYEVKEGKNKRNEFVILVFFTELTATLFFCIIYFICSEVIASKIYQRPILTDFLKISSLAVFFYSLASIVNTIFCAILEFKLNSLSQSFTYFIGFILLVPMTHLFGVKGAVISGVLASFSALMFALAIFLKIKKKHSFHFIKNFYNLQTITNSLKMLFNNSLPLFLSGLFTAPALPMLTAFLTRCCGLKVVGYFNVAYSLGQFVLFIPQAIGTPFVPLMARLAVSDNYKSKRFLMKTMFSTSFLVFLISFTLAFLGPAIVKILYGKEYLSSEGLLVLFLACSFLASPLYIYGFYLIALGKMWVAFLFNLFWFVVLSSTSYITIKKIGFWGSGIGFLVAYVCFLVAALYFIYKEFHQKTFLLANYIMSGLILILLLLLRLVFINRGFITLLVLLLILCCLYVLSFIKQLYKIYQL, encoded by the coding sequence GTGCTAATACCGTTTAGGAAAGATTTACCAATCAGTGATGTAAGCAAAAAATTAATCAGTGGCAGTAGTTATTCTTATTTGGCACTTTTAGCTAACAAATTACTAAGCACTGCAAGTTCAATTTATCTCGCTCGCAAGTTGGGACCAGAAAATTTAGGAATAGTTTCTGTGATCAATTATATGATCATGCTAATGCTTTTTTTAGTAAGTTTAGGAATTCCTCAAGCATTAATTAAATTAAGCTCAGAATACGAAGTCAAGGAAGGCAAGAATAAACGTAATGAATTTGTTATTCTTGTTTTTTTTACCGAATTAACTGCAACTTTATTTTTTTGTATCATTTATTTCATTTGCTCTGAGGTAATAGCCTCTAAAATCTACCAACGACCAATTTTAACTGATTTTTTAAAAATTTCTAGTTTGGCGGTATTTTTTTACTCACTTGCTTCAATTGTAAATACAATTTTTTGTGCGATTTTAGAATTTAAATTAAATTCCTTAAGCCAAAGTTTCACGTATTTTATTGGTTTCATATTACTTGTACCTATGACTCATTTATTTGGAGTAAAAGGGGCTGTTATTTCAGGAGTGTTGGCAAGTTTCTCGGCCTTAATGTTTGCTCTGGCAATTTTTTTAAAAATTAAAAAAAAACATTCATTTCATTTTATCAAGAATTTTTATAATTTGCAAACTATTACAAATTCATTGAAAATGCTATTTAACAACTCCTTACCTTTGTTTCTATCGGGTCTCTTTACGGCACCTGCTTTACCAATGCTTACGGCATTTCTTACCCGTTGCTGTGGATTAAAAGTAGTTGGCTATTTTAACGTTGCATACTCTCTGGGTCAGTTTGTTCTTTTTATTCCGCAAGCCATTGGTACCCCTTTTGTACCATTAATGGCAAGACTTGCAGTCTCAGATAATTATAAATCGAAACGGTTTTTAATGAAAACAATGTTTAGCACGAGTTTTTTGGTTTTCTTGATTAGTTTCACTTTGGCGTTTTTAGGACCTGCGATTGTAAAAATCTTGTATGGTAAAGAATATTTGTCTTCGGAAGGTTTATTGGTTTTATTTCTAGCGTGTAGTTTTCTCGCAAGTCCACTTTATATATATGGATTTTACTTAATTGCGTTAGGTAAAATGTGGGTGGCCTTTTTGTTTAATCTTTTTTGGTTTGTTGTTCTTTCTTCAACTTCCTATATCACAATAAAAAAAATAGGTTTTTGGGGAAGCGGCATTGGTTTTCTGGTTGCTTACGTTTGTTTTTTAGTTGCAGCGTTATATTTTATATATAAAGAATTTCACCAAAAAACTTTTTTACTTGCGAATTATATAATGTCTGGTCTAATACTTATTTTGCTCCTCTTATTAAGGTTAGTATTCATAAATCGAGGCTTTATAACGTTGCTCGTGCTTTTGCTCATACTTTGTTGTTTATATGTCTTGAGTTTTATTAAACAACTATATAAAATATATCAACTATAA
- a CDS encoding glycosyltransferase family 1 protein translates to MRIGIDVSILREPPRGVGTYLLNLLSRFSSLAPNDEFILYTPSKLFTNIIYKNYIIKLGKPPLNLLGGTFWLRTNISLRRNNDNLSVFFSPAHVLPPLHKAIKTVLTVHDLVALLYPETMANYNRLVHRLYFKQSVARADKIIVVSEWTKHLLCEYFSVSADKISVIYEGFDECFKIYPMSEVKAYLKQLNLTEPYILSVGTIEPRKNYLCLIQAFKKFSSNFLLVIVGRVGWKAHSVFELIEKLRLKSRIRILGYVSPKQLPYLYNGAEIFVFPSLYEGFGLPLLEAMACGASVIASNSSSLPEIGGDACIYFNPSDPFDLTEKIDLLISNSSLKENLKQKSLKRAQNFSWEQCALKTLSVLKK, encoded by the coding sequence GTGCGAATAGGTATTGATGTATCTATACTTCGAGAACCACCGCGGGGTGTGGGAACTTATTTGTTAAATTTACTTTCTAGATTTTCATCTCTTGCCCCAAACGATGAATTTATTTTATATACACCATCTAAACTTTTCACAAATATTATTTATAAAAACTATATTATTAAATTAGGAAAACCACCTTTAAATTTGCTGGGGGGAACTTTCTGGCTTAGAACAAATATTTCCCTTCGGCGCAATAACGATAACTTATCTGTCTTTTTTTCCCCGGCTCATGTCTTGCCGCCACTTCATAAAGCAATTAAAACAGTCCTGACAGTACATGATCTTGTCGCACTTCTTTATCCTGAAACTATGGCAAATTATAATCGATTAGTTCATCGGCTTTATTTCAAACAATCAGTCGCCCGTGCGGATAAAATTATCGTAGTCTCAGAGTGGACCAAACATCTTTTGTGTGAGTATTTTTCGGTATCGGCCGACAAAATTTCAGTAATCTACGAAGGTTTCGATGAATGCTTCAAGATCTATCCCATGTCCGAGGTTAAAGCTTATCTTAAACAGTTAAACCTTACTGAACCTTATATCCTTTCGGTGGGTACTATAGAACCACGCAAAAATTACCTCTGTCTTATTCAAGCTTTTAAAAAATTTTCGTCAAATTTCCTTCTTGTCATTGTTGGCAGAGTAGGATGGAAAGCGCATTCAGTATTTGAATTAATTGAAAAATTAAGACTCAAAAGCAGAATTCGAATTTTAGGTTATGTTTCGCCAAAACAACTTCCGTATTTATATAATGGCGCCGAGATTTTTGTATTTCCCTCACTATATGAAGGCTTTGGATTACCGCTTTTAGAAGCAATGGCTTGCGGGGCATCAGTTATCGCAAGTAATAGCTCTTCGCTTCCCGAAATCGGGGGCGACGCTTGTATCTACTTTAATCCTTCCGACCCCTTTGATTTAACAGAAAAAATCGATCTTCTCATTTCCAATTCGTCTCTTAAAGAAAATCTTAAGCAAAAATCTCTTAAACGCGCCCAAAATTTTAGCTGGGAGCAATGCGCCCTAAAAACTTTAAGTGTCCTAAAAAAGTAA